The genomic DNA ATATACTTTTTCAGAAAAAGGAGATTCAAATGTAAAAATTACATATTTATGGAAAAAAACTAACTTAAAATCATTTTTACGGGTTCGTAATGTAAAAATAGAATCTCCATTATTTGGTTCTTATAATTTATATAACATAGCATCCGCTATAACTATTGGTATTTATTTTAAAGTTTCTTTAAAAAAGATAAAAAAAGCTATAAAAGAATATTATCCAAATAATTATCGTTCTCAAATTTTAGAGAAAAAAAACATAAAGATTATTTTAGATTGTTATAATGCAAATCCTAGTAGTATGGTAGAATCGCTCATTTCTTTTAATAAAATAAAGGGTAATAAAATAGCGATTTTAGGGGATATGTTAGAATTAGGAAGTTCTTCTTCATATGAACATGTTAAAATTATTTCTTTTTTAGAGAAAAGCAATATTGAAAAAATATTTCTGATTGGTGAAAGATTTTTTCAAATAAGCAAAAATAAATATGATAAGATAAAGAAATTTTATAATAAAAAAATTTTCATTCAATGGATTAAAAAACATCCTATAAAGACTGATTTTATTTTAATTAAAGGTTCTAGAAAAAACACATTAGAAAGTTTAATTCATTTTCTTTAATTCTTTTTGTAGGTTTCTATCTTAAAGATTAAATTTGTATTTGTTTTTATATTGATTCATAAAATTTTCCCTTAATATGAAGGAAATTACCACAAAAACCTATATAAAGTGGTTTAAAAATATGTTTTTTTGGAGAAAATTTGAGGACAAATGTCGTTCCTTATACTTAAAAAGAAAAATTAGAGGATTTCTTCATTTATATAATGGTCAAGAATCCATTCCTGCTGGTTTAACACATGCTATGGATATGTCGAAAGATAAAATAATTACAGCTTATAGATGTCATATATTACCCATTTCTATGGGAGTTGATCCAAAAAAAGTTATGGCCGAACTTTTAGGAAAAGTAACAGGAACTTCTTATGGTATGGGTGGATCTATGCATATTTTTAGTAAAAAACATCGTTTTTATGGAGGACATGGAATAGTAGGAGGACAAATACCATTAGGTGCAGGTATAGCTTTTGCTGATAAATATTTTGATAGAGATGCTGTCACACTTACACTGATGGGTGATGGAGCTATTAGACAAGGTTCTTTACATGAGACGTTTAACATGGCTATGTTGTGGAAACTTCCTGTTGTTTTTATATGTGAAAATAATCAATATGCAATGGGAACATCCGTAAAAAGAAGTACCAATATAGAAGATTTATATAAAATTGGACATTCATATGGGATGCCTTCTTTTCCTGTCAATGGAATGGACCCTAAAGAGGTAGCAATAGCTTCTTATAAAGCTATTGAAAGAGCAAGAAAAGGAAATGGATCAACTTTTCTTGAAGTAAGAACTTATAGATATAGAGGACATTCTATGTCTGATGCTGAATCCTATCGTAGTAAAGAAGAAGTCCTTTTTTATAAAAAAAAAGATCCTATTTTAAAATTAAAAAAACTCATTTTAAAAAATAAATGGGAAACTGTAGATATATTAAATTCTATTGAAAATAAAATAAAAGAAGAAGTAGATCTTTGTGTAGATTTTGCAGAGAGATCGGATACTCCTTCTTTAAGTAAAATGTATGATTTTGTTTATTATCATGAATCTTGATTATCCTTTTTTTTAGGATAAAAAAAAGTTATAATTTCCTAATTAATAAAACACCTTAAAAATAATGGCGGAAATAATATCTATGCCCCAATTAAGCGACACAATGGAAGAAGGAATTGTAGTTAAATGGAATAAAAAAATAGGAGAAATAGTTTCAGAAGGGGATATTTTAGCAGAAATAGAAACGGATAAAGCTATACAAGATTTTGAAGTTGACGTTAGTGGATATCTACTTTTTATTGGAGCAAAAGAAGGAGAAAAAACACGTGTTAATGATATACTAGCTATAATTGGTGATAAAAATGAAGATATCAGTCATCTTATTATAAAAAAAAATGATCAAGTTATCAATCAAGAAGAAAATAAAGAAAAAAATAGGATTTTTATCTCTCCATTAGCAAAAAAAATGGCAAAAAAAATAGGATTATCTATTGATAAAATTAGAGGAAGTGGGGATAAAGGTAGAATAGTAAAAAAAGACATTGATATACATAAAAATGAAAAAAATGTAGAAATTTCTTCTATGAGAAAGAAAATTGCTGAACATTTGACTTATTCTAAATTTACGGCCCCTCATTATTATTTATTTATCGAAATAAATGTAGGAAAAATGATTCAATTAAGACAGGAAATAAACGAAAAATTATCCAAAGAAGACAAAATATCATTCAATGATATTATTATTAAAGCTGTCGCTCTTTCTTTAAAAAAAAATCCTCATATAAATTCTTCATGGAAAGAAGAAAAAATTGTATATCACTCTCACATCAATATTGGTGTTGCAGTATCTGTTAAAGAAGGATTAATTGTTCCAGTTATTTATCAAACAGACCAAAAATCATTACTACAAATATCTAAAGAAATAAAAGATAAAGCTTTACGTTCTAAGTTAAAAAAAATTAAAGAAAAAGAAATAGAAAATAGTACATTTACTGTTTCCAATTTAGGAATGTATGGAATAGAATTTTTTACTTCTATAATTAATATACCTAATTCATCTATTCTTTCAATAGGTTCCATATTAGAAAAACCTATTGTGATAGATTCAAAAATTAAAATAGGAAAAGTTATGAAACTTACTTTATCTTGTGATCATAGAATTATAGATGGATCTACTGGTAGTAATTTTCTTCATTCTTTAAAAGAAATATTAGAAGATCCAGTTTTTATATTAATTTAACTCTTTTTTATTATGATAAATATAGGACATAATAATTGGAAAAAAGAATATAACTACAGTAATATAAGGGAAAAAACATTCTACATATCTAAATATAAAATATATAGGTTTTTTTTTCTCAAAAGAAGAAATCAAAAGTTTTATTCCTAACAATAAAATAACAATACAAGTTGACTTTTTTAAACTAGGAATATTTTCTATAAGCTTAATAAATTTTTGAACAAAAAATCTCATAGTTAAAATACTTATAGAAACTCCTAAAAAAATGAGGATAATATTTTCTGATAAAGCAACGGAAGAAAAAATATTATCAATTGAAAAAACTAAATCCATCAATTCCATGGAAAAAATAACAAACCAAAAAGAATTAGTATTTTTTCTTTCTTTCTTTTTAGAAAAAAAAATTTTTTTTTCTAAAAAAAATCTTAATCCAAGATAAATTAAATATAAACCTCCTAATGGTTTCAACCACCAAATTTTTATTAAAATAGAAGCAAATGCAAGTGTTATTCCTCTAAATAAATAGGCTCCAATAATACCATATTTAAAAGCTTTTTTTCTTTCTTCCTTTTTTAATCCTATAGCAAAAGAAGATAGTATAATCGCATTATCTATAGATAAAATACTTTCTATGAAAAATAAATTTACAATAATAGAAATAGAAAGAATGGGATGTTTTGCTATATCTAGAATAGAATTGAAAATAATATCCTTCATTATTTATTTCATAATAATCAGATTTTTTTAAGAAAAATTTTTTTATTTTTACTACTTAAAACTATGAAGATAAAATGCGAATAATAAATTTTTTTACAATTTTTATAGCATTTTTCCTCACTATAATCTGTTTATACTATATTTCTTTTAGTTTAAATATTTCAAATGTAGAATTTTTCAGAAAAAAAAAAAATTATTCTAAGGAAAGATATAAATATGAAAAAGTTAGAAACAATAAAACTTTAAATCTTGGTTTAGATTTAAAAGGAGGAATAAGCAT from Blattabacterium cuenoti includes the following:
- a CDS encoding dihydrolipoamide acetyltransferase family protein, with protein sequence MAEIISMPQLSDTMEEGIVVKWNKKIGEIVSEGDILAEIETDKAIQDFEVDVSGYLLFIGAKEGEKTRVNDILAIIGDKNEDISHLIIKKNDQVINQEENKEKNRIFISPLAKKMAKKIGLSIDKIRGSGDKGRIVKKDIDIHKNEKNVEISSMRKKIAEHLTYSKFTAPHYYLFIEINVGKMIQLRQEINEKLSKEDKISFNDIIIKAVALSLKKNPHINSSWKEEKIVYHSHINIGVAVSVKEGLIVPVIYQTDQKSLLQISKEIKDKALRSKLKKIKEKEIENSTFTVSNLGMYGIEFFTSIINIPNSSILSIGSILEKPIVIDSKIKIGKVMKLTLSCDHRIIDGSTGSNFLHSLKEILEDPVFILI
- a CDS encoding TerC family protein; protein product: MKDIIFNSILDIAKHPILSISIIVNLFFIESILSIDNAIILSSFAIGLKKEERKKAFKYGIIGAYLFRGITLAFASILIKIWWLKPLGGLYLIYLGLRFFLEKKIFFSKKKERKNTNSFWFVIFSMELMDLVFSIDNIFSSVALSENIILIFLGVSISILTMRFFVQKFIKLIENIPSLKKSTCIVILLLGIKLLISSFEKKKPIYFIFRYVECFFPYITVVIFFFPIIMSYIYHNKKELN
- the pdhA gene encoding pyruvate dehydrogenase (acetyl-transferring) E1 component subunit alpha, whose amino-acid sequence is MKEITTKTYIKWFKNMFFWRKFEDKCRSLYLKRKIRGFLHLYNGQESIPAGLTHAMDMSKDKIITAYRCHILPISMGVDPKKVMAELLGKVTGTSYGMGGSMHIFSKKHRFYGGHGIVGGQIPLGAGIAFADKYFDRDAVTLTLMGDGAIRQGSLHETFNMAMLWKLPVVFICENNQYAMGTSVKRSTNIEDLYKIGHSYGMPSFPVNGMDPKEVAIASYKAIERARKGNGSTFLEVRTYRYRGHSMSDAESYRSKEEVLFYKKKDPILKLKKLILKNKWETVDILNSIENKIKEEVDLCVDFAERSDTPSLSKMYDFVYYHES